The following DNA comes from Theileria parva strain Muguga chromosome 3 map unlocalized ctg_531, whole genome shotgun sequence.
TACTTTAAATCCACTACTGCTGGCTCGGAATCTATCGGTCCGAATGACGGATCTGAGTTACTTAATCTACCCAAAGCTCCCATATCATTACATCCGAACGTATAAACTAATCCTGTACTGGTTAGCAGTGCTGTGTGTAGCGCTCCACAAGCTACATCAACTACTCTCATTTTTGGTAATTCTACAATTGGAGTTGGAAGTGAGCTTTCAAACATTGATTCCACTTCGCCTGTCTCCGGCTTCATGAATTTATCACAACATGAGTGTGGGAGCTGGTCCATTTCAGACGATCCGACGACAAAAACTACGGTGTGTTTGAGGTCATTTTGAGAGTAATTTTTCCTCAGTCTTCTGGGATCGTCGGTATATTTGACAACCTTCTGTTGTTGAAAAACTTGGGTTTCGCGGTTATGGTGAACGGTCGACGTCCCtgaacattttaaaaattacaaaagGACTcattaaatagtatataattttataaatatggATTTACCTACTGCACCTTTTATTGAACCACAGCAAGAGCAGTTATTATCGTTCCTATCGTTAGGAACAAGACATGTGTCACAAACCCATTTATCTGACAttttttttgtaaatactTAAACTACGCAGACTTGAGACTTAACTTAggtttttgataaaaagaatcattataatttacaaattaaatcgaaattaatattaattttccagtgttttattactattgtTCTAGCACTATATTTAAAACTCTAATGTGTAACAACTTCCACTATAGAATGGGCCGCCTTCCGCGGTCTATGCTAGCTAATACCCTAATTACCACCTAATTACCCAGttttaaacataaatttatattttacaaacatTTTCCAACTATATATACCCCTATTGGCCAATTAGTTTTAGTTTATAGCATTTATGacatgttattttatttagttttatttatttcagCTACtttttttactattacCTACTTATACATGTATATTTTTACTTATACAACATGagtaatttacataatcAAAAATATTCTTGAACTTTATTTAAGGTTCGTACTCTAAAAAATTCTTCAAAATTCTTCCctcatttaaattattcaacaaAACTTTTGTCTATCATGTTGATTTCCTCCTCCATTCTATGGTTCCCCCCTTCATTTTCTTATTTATTGTCGTCCGTCCTAGGGTTTCCTTTTGAAGAATCCGAAACTAAACTTAGATTCAGTTTTTGGTGGTTCTGGCTTACCTATTTTGGGGTCAGGGATATCTTTACCTCCAGCACCTCCAACTTTTCCGGCATCTTCTGTCCCTTTACCATCGCCATGACCAGTCCCTGGAGTTACTGTAGCATCTTTGTTTACTGTCAGGTTGGTATTACCTTCAGGGCTGGCAACAGCACTTGGTTCTTTTTTTGGGTCACCATCCTCTGTTTTCTTAATTTCTGCCTCTATCAACTCCTGTTCTTTTTGTTGTTGTTCTTTCAACTTCTTTTCCTCATCTTCAGCTTGTTTCTTTGCGTCCAACCTAGAAATCATTTGGTTTTTAATCGACTCCAAGGTTT
Coding sequences within:
- a CDS encoding putative integral membrane protein, which translates into the protein MDSIRTKKSSKKAWIVGTTLVLGVLIVGVIVCLAISGVFDSDKDEKEVKIDVPVITTLPQAFEFIDEVYKKNFPGEDGAVAEELKTLESIKNQMISRLDAKKQAEDEEKKLKEQQQKEQELIEAEIKKTEDGDPKKEPSAVASPEGNTNLTVNKDATVTPGTGHGDGKGTEDAGKVGGAGGKDIPDPKIVSDSSKGNPRTDDNK